The Candidatus Phaeomarinobacter ectocarpi genome includes a region encoding these proteins:
- a CDS encoding glycosyltransferase family 4 protein, which produces MAFDPSFLKPGCNIVVAAADVFDRTGGIASVSRSVVDALKQAVPPSGALTVLSLHDGPGTTEGEAATSAEYRFSGFAGSTAGFALALTRVALSADCIVVTHVRLAVPLMLLPKFLRPRLIVLAHGSESWKRLKSSSRRVFRAADLVLTNSRYTLEHVMHAQPGVTAMECLLGLSTHITLQTRLPPPRVGAPLSFQAADGQVRSLGNRMLLIVGRLDPREREKGHMELLQALPALRSHYRDVQLVMAGPGDDSDLYCAMAQDLGVEGAVFVLGRVSNADLIALYRDCYAFVMPSRQEGFGLVYLEAMNWARPCVACHNDGGAEVVADQETGLLIDQPVEVDALADAVLTLLDDPARATSMGAEGWARLQREFTPTQFHARFLSHVRRVLA; this is translated from the coding sequence ATGGCCTTTGACCCATCATTTCTAAAGCCCGGCTGCAACATCGTTGTTGCCGCCGCCGATGTATTTGACCGCACCGGCGGCATTGCGTCTGTCAGCCGCTCTGTTGTTGATGCACTGAAGCAGGCTGTTCCGCCCTCGGGAGCGCTGACGGTTCTGTCGCTGCATGATGGGCCCGGAACGACTGAAGGCGAGGCCGCCACATCCGCCGAGTACCGCTTCTCGGGTTTTGCCGGCAGCACGGCAGGTTTCGCGTTGGCTCTGACCAGGGTGGCGCTTTCAGCGGACTGCATTGTTGTGACCCATGTGCGGCTGGCGGTGCCGCTGATGCTGCTTCCTAAATTTCTCAGGCCGCGTCTGATCGTCCTCGCGCATGGATCGGAATCATGGAAGCGTCTGAAGTCGTCCAGTAGGCGCGTGTTCCGCGCGGCGGATCTGGTTCTGACCAATTCCAGGTATACGCTCGAGCATGTGATGCATGCGCAGCCCGGCGTAACGGCAATGGAATGCCTGCTTGGCCTTTCGACGCATATCACCCTGCAGACGCGCCTGCCGCCGCCACGGGTCGGCGCGCCATTGTCGTTTCAGGCTGCTGATGGGCAGGTCCGGTCGCTCGGGAACCGCATGCTCTTGATTGTTGGGCGCCTTGATCCGCGCGAGCGTGAGAAGGGGCATATGGAACTTTTGCAGGCTTTGCCTGCTTTGCGAAGCCACTATCGTGATGTTCAACTGGTCATGGCTGGTCCAGGAGACGACTCTGATCTGTACTGCGCCATGGCGCAGGATTTGGGCGTGGAGGGCGCGGTTTTTGTGCTGGGCCGGGTCAGCAATGCGGACCTCATCGCTCTGTATCGAGATTGTTATGCCTTTGTGATGCCGAGTCGGCAGGAAGGGTTCGGCCTTGTTTATCTTGAGGCCATGAACTGGGCACGCCCGTGCGTCGCTTGCCACAATGATGGCGGTGCAGAAGTGGTGGCCGATCAAGAAACCGGATTGTTGATAGACCAGCCTGTTGAGGTGGACGCGCTTGCCGACGCAGTGTTGACGCTGCTCGATGATCCGGCGCGGGCAACCAGCATGGGCGCTGAGGGCTGGGCGCGACTACAGCGGGAGTTTACGCCTACTCAGTTTCATGCCCGATTTCTCTCGCACGTGCGGAGGGTTTTGGCGTGA
- a CDS encoding acyltransferase family protein, whose amino-acid sequence MLVEALSRKTSGKAVIREIDGLRFFAIMAVLTAHSWGTFVPYSGLTYDLEKFTTIDAVLMRVFLQGKLGVFLFFTISGFVLALPWARHALSGGPSLPIGRFYLKRLTRLEPPYVLCMVGYYIALSAVGRLSYSGDFDNLIASLLYSHNIVYGTGSTIYLAAWSLEVEFQFYVLAPLIFTGLFALGQGARRVTMLACILIWSWAPQTLHGWEWPDTILTYAHYFIAGVLLADVYVSGQLFFGGKSRWFDFLALASFVLILFVFGQIDRNPAAQLGYVAGYAGLFVASFRSLGFRRFVTWVPVVIIGGMCYSIYLLHGRVMTFVTVYLVNGVKLSGSYAVDQLIMIVLLVPLCLAVSAVFFVLIERPTMDSRWPERLRNWFMARARSVGARL is encoded by the coding sequence ATGCTAGTCGAGGCTCTCAGCCGCAAGACGTCGGGAAAAGCTGTCATCCGAGAGATTGATGGCCTGCGCTTTTTCGCCATCATGGCGGTTCTGACAGCGCATTCTTGGGGCACGTTTGTCCCTTATTCGGGCCTTACTTATGATCTCGAGAAATTCACCACCATCGATGCGGTTTTGATGCGCGTGTTCCTGCAGGGCAAACTCGGGGTGTTTTTGTTTTTTACCATCAGCGGCTTCGTTCTGGCGTTGCCATGGGCGCGCCACGCGCTCAGCGGTGGGCCGAGTTTGCCGATCGGTCGGTTTTATCTGAAGCGGTTAACGCGCCTCGAGCCGCCATATGTTCTGTGCATGGTGGGATACTACATTGCCCTGTCGGCGGTCGGACGCCTAAGCTATTCGGGCGATTTCGACAACCTGATTGCATCGCTGCTTTATTCCCACAACATCGTCTACGGCACAGGCTCGACGATCTATCTCGCGGCCTGGTCGCTGGAGGTGGAGTTTCAGTTCTATGTGTTGGCACCGCTGATCTTTACCGGCCTGTTTGCCCTCGGTCAGGGCGCGAGGCGGGTCACCATGCTTGCTTGCATCCTCATCTGGTCATGGGCCCCACAGACGCTTCATGGCTGGGAATGGCCCGACACAATACTGACATATGCCCATTATTTCATCGCCGGTGTGCTTCTAGCTGACGTATACGTCTCAGGGCAGTTGTTCTTTGGCGGTAAAAGTCGGTGGTTTGATTTTCTGGCCTTGGCTTCCTTCGTCCTGATCCTGTTTGTTTTTGGGCAGATTGACCGCAATCCTGCCGCGCAACTGGGATATGTCGCAGGTTACGCCGGGTTGTTCGTGGCGTCTTTCCGCAGCCTGGGTTTCAGGCGCTTCGTTACATGGGTGCCAGTCGTGATCATCGGCGGCATGTGTTACTCGATCTACCTTCTGCATGGCAGGGTAATGACATTTGTCACAGTCTATTTAGTAAACGGTGTGAAGCTGAGCGGCAGTTATGCTGTCGACCAGTTGATCATGATCGTGCTGCTGGTCCCGCTATGTCTTGCTGTCAGCGCGGTTTTCTTTGTTCTGATTGAGCGGCCGACCATGGACTCACGCTGGCCCGAGAGGTTGAGAAACTGGTTTATGGCGCGGGCGCGTTCTGTGGGGGCACGGCTTTAA
- a CDS encoding class I SAM-dependent methyltransferase, protein MNDEEIAKIARTSSGRLDMWVKTVAAMHAKRVLEVGVWKGDYSAELLRNCPNISTYLMIDPWRHIDQWNKPFNVNQKTFEDIYASAMETTAFAAQKRKVLRGTTIEVSKQIENSSIDFAYIDGDHTLRGIVVDLINIRGKVRPGGIIGGDDFSADIWQHTKDYEPTLVFPFAVHFAEANRLKIMALPYNQFAILIPEPAETPVFQFIDLTSKYKDTGLLGQMYGTKQEAIFWLKRNLPGSVKRALRQLRPR, encoded by the coding sequence ATGAACGATGAAGAGATTGCCAAGATCGCCCGGACAAGCAGTGGACGGCTGGATATGTGGGTCAAGACTGTGGCCGCGATGCATGCCAAAAGAGTGCTCGAAGTGGGGGTATGGAAAGGTGACTATTCGGCCGAGCTACTCCGCAACTGCCCAAACATCAGTACCTATCTGATGATCGATCCGTGGCGGCACATCGATCAATGGAACAAGCCGTTCAATGTAAACCAGAAAACCTTCGAAGACATTTATGCTTCGGCGATGGAAACCACCGCGTTTGCGGCACAAAAGCGTAAGGTACTGCGCGGCACGACCATTGAGGTATCAAAGCAGATTGAAAACAGCTCCATTGACTTTGCCTATATTGACGGCGACCACACGCTGCGCGGCATTGTGGTTGACCTCATCAATATCCGCGGCAAGGTGCGGCCAGGCGGCATTATTGGCGGTGATGATTTCAGCGCCGACATTTGGCAGCACACCAAGGACTATGAGCCGACACTAGTATTTCCGTTTGCTGTTCATTTCGCTGAAGCAAATCGACTGAAAATCATGGCCCTGCCGTATAATCAATTTGCGATCCTCATCCCCGAGCCTGCAGAAACGCCCGTATTTCAATTCATAGATCTAACCAGCAAATACAAAGATACCGGCCTTCTGGGACAAATGTATGGCACTAAGCAGGAGGCAATCTTCTGGCTCAAGCGCAATCTGCCGGGCAGCGTCAAACGCGCGCTGCGCCAGCTCAGGCCACGATAG
- a CDS encoding FkbM family methyltransferase, with translation MPNIIKHINDYGSQQLDLHHRAFARAVNQMMGIAKPATACTIMNMRQYWSGRPTRFGFDAATGFYFVTEGTDKHWFADKFRGFGLYRYGLHARSRYLASTYFIDRVILRPNDIVIECGANYGDLYPYLSSFISPRNYHSFEPSQAEFGCLALNAPGATNNSVALYSESGTMDFYISSSGADSSLAEPANGYESKTRIDTMSLEQYLADNGLDNIRLLKLEAEGLEPEILIGCGEALGKIDYIAVDGGEERGLKSEETLSTVANYLIHRGFDLLSIDIKARMGRALFRRAGAPRQSQPPAE, from the coding sequence TTGCCCAACATCATCAAACACATCAACGACTACGGGTCCCAGCAACTAGACCTTCACCACCGTGCATTCGCGCGTGCGGTCAATCAAATGATGGGTATAGCAAAACCCGCCACGGCTTGTACCATCATGAACATGCGGCAATATTGGAGCGGCAGACCAACTCGCTTCGGGTTCGATGCGGCAACGGGCTTCTACTTTGTCACCGAGGGCACTGATAAGCACTGGTTCGCCGACAAGTTCCGCGGATTTGGACTTTACAGATACGGCCTTCATGCCCGCAGCAGGTATCTGGCATCCACATATTTCATCGACCGAGTGATACTAAGGCCAAACGATATTGTCATTGAGTGTGGCGCGAATTACGGAGACCTCTACCCCTATCTAAGCAGTTTTATCAGTCCGCGGAACTACCATTCCTTTGAGCCGTCTCAGGCTGAGTTTGGTTGCCTTGCACTGAATGCACCAGGTGCCACCAACAATTCGGTTGCTCTTTACAGTGAATCCGGAACTATGGATTTTTACATCTCATCTTCCGGAGCAGACTCATCCTTGGCCGAGCCCGCAAACGGTTATGAGAGCAAGACTCGCATCGACACGATGTCGCTTGAGCAGTACCTAGCCGACAATGGGCTCGATAATATCCGCCTCCTGAAACTCGAGGCGGAAGGCCTCGAACCGGAAATCTTGATCGGCTGCGGCGAGGCCCTGGGAAAAATCGACTACATTGCCGTCGATGGTGGCGAGGAGCGCGGCCTTAAGTCCGAAGAAACCCTCAGCACCGTCGCGAATTACCTCATTCACCGCGGCTTCGATTTACTCAGCATAGACATCAAGGCACGCATGGGGCGCGCGTTGTTCAGGCGGGCTGGCGCCCCTCGTCAATCTCAACCGCCTGCTGAATGA
- the galE gene encoding UDP-glucose 4-epimerase GalE, producing MTVLVTGGAGYIGSHTVLALLDRGEDVIVLDNLSTGFESAIPDGVSLVFGNVGDRALLDDLFGRAQIDAVIHFAGSIVVPESVADPLGYYHNNTVNSRELIAACVAHSIPHFIFSSTAAVYGTPVRIPVSEFAAPAPISPYGRSKLMTEWMLMDASKPHHLNYTALRYFNVAGADPSGRAGQSTIGANHLVKAAIECALGKRDHVAIFGADFDTPDGTGVRDYIHVTDLAAAHVNALAYLRVGGESCVMNCGYGRGSSVRDVLAAVQRVTGVSLPVLECARRAGDPASVVADVGLIKSILNWSPRYDDLDLIVRHAFGWERHLIQQAVEIDEGRQPA from the coding sequence ATGACTGTCCTGGTGACAGGTGGAGCAGGATACATAGGAAGCCACACGGTGCTGGCGCTTCTTGATCGTGGCGAAGACGTCATCGTTCTCGATAATCTCTCAACGGGATTTGAATCGGCAATTCCCGATGGTGTCAGCCTCGTTTTCGGAAATGTGGGTGACAGGGCACTGCTTGATGATCTGTTTGGCAGGGCCCAGATTGACGCAGTCATCCATTTTGCCGGGTCCATTGTTGTACCCGAATCCGTTGCCGATCCACTGGGCTATTATCACAACAACACCGTCAATTCCCGTGAACTGATTGCGGCTTGTGTGGCTCACAGTATCCCGCACTTCATTTTCTCCTCCACAGCTGCGGTTTATGGCACACCGGTAAGAATCCCAGTGAGCGAATTCGCTGCCCCGGCGCCAATATCGCCTTATGGCCGCTCCAAGCTAATGACCGAGTGGATGCTTATGGACGCTTCCAAGCCCCATCATCTCAACTATACGGCCTTGCGCTATTTCAACGTCGCCGGGGCTGACCCCTCCGGCCGTGCGGGGCAGAGCACAATCGGCGCCAATCACCTGGTCAAGGCCGCGATAGAATGCGCACTGGGTAAAAGAGATCATGTCGCCATTTTCGGTGCGGACTTTGATACTCCTGATGGCACTGGCGTCAGGGACTATATACATGTGACCGACTTGGCGGCTGCCCATGTCAACGCATTGGCCTATCTCCGTGTCGGCGGAGAAAGCTGCGTCATGAATTGTGGCTATGGGCGAGGAAGTTCGGTGCGTGATGTCCTTGCCGCCGTTCAGCGGGTCACGGGTGTTTCGCTGCCCGTTCTTGAATGCGCCCGGCGCGCCGGTGATCCTGCATCGGTGGTTGCGGATGTGGGCCTGATCAAATCTATCTTGAATTGGTCACCGCGTTATGACGACCTCGATCTCATCGTGAGGCATGCCTTTGGATGGGAGCGTCATCTCATTCAGCAGGCGGTTGAGATTGACGAGGGGCGCCAGCCCGCCTGA
- the gmd gene encoding GDP-mannose 4,6-dehydratase produces the protein MSKKTALITGITGQDGGYLASLLLEKGYAVHGVVRRSSSSSLGRLEELLGAERVRDEIVFHTGDMTDSTSLAQALSASLPDEVYNLAAQSHVKISFDKPEYTSNVNALGTLRLLEAIRLLGMGEHVRFYQASTSELYGNVQEMPQSETTPFQPRSPYAISKHHAFETTVNYREAYGFHASNGILFNHEGPSRGEDFVSRKITIGVAHLHHGVGEPLQLGNLDAKRDWGHVRDYVEGMWLMQQQEEASDYVLATGQDHSVREFAELAFSHVGRTMEWSGHGVEEKGVDAKSGDLLIEVDSKFFRPAEVNSLLGNAGKARDELGWAPQVTFQQLVADMVEADLARAARTA, from the coding sequence ATGTCCAAAAAGACAGCGCTGATTACCGGGATAACCGGCCAGGATGGCGGATATCTCGCAAGCCTTCTGCTCGAGAAGGGGTACGCGGTGCATGGTGTTGTCCGGCGCTCTTCGAGTTCATCACTCGGCCGTCTGGAAGAGCTGTTGGGTGCGGAACGTGTGCGGGATGAAATCGTCTTCCACACCGGCGACATGACGGATAGCACCAGCCTGGCGCAGGCGCTCTCAGCCTCTCTTCCTGATGAGGTCTACAACCTTGCCGCGCAAAGCCATGTAAAAATTAGTTTTGACAAGCCTGAGTACACATCCAATGTAAATGCTTTGGGCACTTTGCGATTGCTCGAAGCCATCCGTCTGCTCGGCATGGGCGAGCACGTGCGTTTCTATCAAGCGTCAACGTCTGAATTGTACGGTAATGTCCAGGAAATGCCGCAGAGCGAGACAACGCCGTTCCAGCCCCGAAGCCCCTATGCCATCTCGAAGCACCATGCGTTTGAGACCACGGTCAATTACCGTGAGGCCTATGGATTCCACGCATCTAACGGCATTCTGTTCAATCATGAAGGTCCCAGCCGTGGTGAGGATTTTGTGAGCCGTAAGATCACCATCGGGGTTGCGCATCTCCATCATGGGGTAGGTGAACCCTTGCAGCTTGGCAATCTGGATGCCAAGCGTGACTGGGGGCATGTGCGTGACTATGTTGAAGGCATGTGGCTCATGCAGCAGCAGGAAGAAGCCTCGGACTATGTGCTGGCGACAGGACAGGACCACAGTGTGCGTGAATTCGCTGAACTGGCTTTTTCTCATGTCGGCCGGACCATGGAATGGTCCGGGCATGGTGTTGAAGAAAAGGGCGTGGATGCCAAATCCGGTGACCTGCTGATTGAAGTGGATTCCAAGTTCTTCCGCCCTGCTGAAGTTAACTCGCTACTGGGTAATGCCGGTAAGGCTCGTGATGAACTGGGATGGGCACCGCAGGTCACCTTTCAACAACTAGTTGCGGATATGGTAGAAGCAGATTTGGCGCGTGCAGCCCGGACAGCCTAA
- the cysC gene encoding adenylyl-sulfate kinase, which produces MTKTSVNLAAVNTDDAALAQRVRDLLRIVIVGHVDHGKSTLVGRLFHDTGSLPEGKYEAIQAMCERRGMPFEWAFLMDAMQAERDQGITIDTSQIWFKTDQRDYTIIDAPGHKEFLKNMITGAAQSDAALLIIDAAEGVREQSRRHGYLLHLMGIRQVAVAVNKMDMVDYEQEQFNLIEEEYRDYLTSIGVTPTFVIPVSAREGDNIAEQSTNMAWYKGPTVVKALDSFLPSAPTVDQALRFPIQDVYKFDTRRIIAGRLEAGSLNVGDTLVFSPSNKRAKVASIEGWSSKGEFENPQTAQAGESIGVTLDEQIFVERGDMASHVEEAPIETDVFRARLFWLGKEPLTVGKTYKIKLNTFEARVQVQEIERIIDTTDLSATDAGQVERNQVAEIVLRSKRMLALDSFVDSPRTGRFVLIDGYDISGGGIISMEGYADQRDLITQKSTNITKVEHGITLDARAVRNGHKGGVLWLTGLSGAGKSTLAVELEKRLFEKGMNAFVLDGDNVRHGLNANLGFSPEDRAENIRRVGEVSALFAQSGAIAITSFISPYRSDRDRAREAAGEHFHEVYVAADLETCEERDPKGLYKKARTGEIKEFTGVSAPYEAPDAPQLTVDTSTCDIEDCVQQLVDYVEAKFGV; this is translated from the coding sequence ATGACCAAAACATCAGTCAATCTTGCTGCCGTGAATACCGATGATGCGGCTCTTGCCCAGCGTGTGCGCGATCTCTTGCGCATCGTGATCGTGGGCCATGTGGACCACGGCAAGTCGACACTCGTCGGCCGTCTCTTTCATGACACGGGTTCGCTGCCCGAAGGCAAGTATGAGGCCATTCAGGCCATGTGCGAGCGTCGCGGCATGCCGTTTGAGTGGGCGTTCCTGATGGACGCCATGCAGGCCGAGCGTGACCAGGGCATCACCATTGATACGTCGCAGATCTGGTTCAAGACGGATCAGCGCGACTACACGATCATTGATGCGCCGGGCCACAAAGAATTCCTGAAGAACATGATCACCGGTGCGGCCCAGTCCGATGCAGCCTTGCTGATCATTGATGCAGCCGAAGGCGTACGTGAGCAGTCACGTCGTCATGGCTATCTGCTGCATCTCATGGGCATCCGTCAGGTGGCTGTGGCCGTCAACAAGATGGACATGGTTGATTATGAGCAGGAACAGTTCAACCTCATTGAGGAAGAATACCGCGATTACCTCACTTCCATTGGTGTGACGCCTACATTTGTTATTCCGGTGTCGGCGCGCGAAGGCGACAACATCGCTGAGCAATCCACCAATATGGCCTGGTACAAAGGCCCAACAGTTGTGAAGGCGCTGGACAGCTTCCTGCCGTCGGCCCCGACTGTTGATCAGGCGCTGCGGTTCCCGATCCAGGATGTGTACAAGTTTGATACGCGCCGCATCATCGCCGGGCGTCTTGAAGCCGGTTCCTTGAATGTAGGCGATACACTTGTGTTCTCGCCCTCAAACAAGAGAGCCAAGGTGGCGAGCATTGAAGGCTGGTCGTCCAAAGGGGAATTTGAAAACCCGCAAACTGCACAAGCAGGCGAAAGCATTGGCGTGACGCTGGACGAGCAGATTTTTGTCGAGCGTGGCGACATGGCCAGCCATGTGGAAGAGGCGCCGATCGAAACGGATGTATTCCGTGCACGGCTTTTCTGGCTTGGCAAAGAGCCGCTCACCGTGGGCAAAACCTACAAGATCAAGCTCAATACGTTTGAAGCACGTGTTCAGGTGCAGGAGATTGAGCGCATCATTGATACGACCGACCTTTCCGCAACGGATGCGGGTCAGGTTGAGCGCAACCAGGTGGCTGAGATCGTGTTGCGCTCCAAGCGCATGCTGGCGCTGGACAGCTTTGTGGACAGCCCCCGCACCGGCCGCTTTGTGCTGATTGATGGCTATGACATTTCCGGCGGCGGCATCATTTCCATGGAGGGGTATGCGGACCAGCGCGACCTGATTACCCAGAAGTCCACCAACATCACAAAGGTGGAGCACGGGATTACGCTTGACGCGCGTGCTGTGCGCAATGGCCACAAGGGCGGCGTGCTTTGGTTGACGGGGCTTTCGGGTGCCGGCAAGTCCACACTGGCCGTTGAGCTTGAAAAGCGGCTGTTTGAAAAAGGTATGAATGCTTTCGTGCTGGACGGCGACAATGTGCGCCATGGCCTCAATGCCAATCTCGGGTTCTCACCTGAGGACCGGGCAGAGAATATTCGCCGCGTTGGTGAAGTGTCAGCGCTGTTTGCTCAGTCCGGTGCCATTGCCATCACGTCGTTTATTTCTCCCTACCGGTCTGACCGGGACAGGGCACGTGAGGCAGCCGGCGAGCACTTCCATGAAGTGTATGTGGCCGCGGATCTTGAGACCTGTGAGGAACGTGATCCCAAGGGTCTTTACAAGAAGGCCCGCACCGGTGAGATCAAGGAGTTCACCGGTGTTTCTGCGCCTTACGAAGCTCCGGACGCGCCTCAACTGACGGTCGACACGTCAACCTGTGATATTGAAGACTGCGTTCAACAGTTGGTGGACTACGTGGAAGCCAAATTTGGCGTTTAA
- the cysD gene encoding sulfate adenylyltransferase subunit CysD, which translates to MDRLDQLEAQSIYILREAFNRIDNIAMLWSLGKDSNVMIWLSRKAFFGHLPFPVAHLDTGLEFDETYAFRDRYTKEWDLKLIKDECPPIEKIDPTLPPASRLAARKTAGVKEAIEKYGFNGLITGIRRDEQSMRAKERVFSPRGLDGQWDFRDQPPEFWDQYKTDYPDGTHIRIHPLLHWTELDVWRYIQREEIPLVPLYFAKDGKRFRSLGEKGITFPIDSDASNIEEIIAELETIKTEERAGRAMDHDSEDAFERLRADGYM; encoded by the coding sequence ATGGACCGTCTCGACCAGCTTGAGGCGCAGAGCATTTATATTCTGCGCGAAGCGTTCAACCGGATCGACAACATCGCGATGCTTTGGTCGCTGGGCAAAGATTCCAATGTGATGATCTGGCTGTCGCGAAAGGCGTTTTTCGGACATCTGCCTTTCCCTGTGGCACATCTCGATACGGGCCTCGAATTCGACGAGACCTATGCATTCCGTGACCGCTACACCAAGGAATGGGACCTCAAGCTCATCAAGGACGAGTGCCCGCCGATTGAGAAGATTGACCCGACCTTGCCGCCGGCATCACGCCTTGCTGCCCGAAAGACAGCCGGTGTGAAGGAAGCGATCGAGAAGTACGGATTTAACGGGCTCATCACCGGTATCCGTCGCGATGAGCAGTCCATGCGTGCCAAGGAGCGAGTTTTCAGCCCGCGTGGCCTTGATGGCCAGTGGGATTTCCGCGATCAGCCGCCGGAGTTCTGGGACCAGTACAAGACGGACTATCCCGACGGCACGCACATTCGTATTCATCCGCTCCTGCATTGGACGGAGCTCGACGTGTGGCGGTACATCCAGCGCGAAGAAATTCCCCTGGTACCACTCTACTTTGCAAAAGACGGCAAGCGGTTCCGGTCACTCGGCGAGAAGGGCATCACCTTCCCGATTGATAGCGATGCCTCCAACATCGAAGAAATCATTGCCGAGCTTGAAACCATCAAGACCGAAGAGCGCGCTGGTCGCGCCATGGACCATGACTCGGAGGATGCTTTCGAGCGCCTTCGTGCCGATGGCTACATGTAG
- a CDS encoding outer membrane beta-barrel protein yields the protein MASLAFVCFVPGSMVMAQIPERGLGVTDRERPEYDPVGIRVGGFIMYPSVTSSVTYTDNQFAQPANEQDDTIFILAPEILVESQWSRHSLNLSGGLASSFHDKNDSDDATDYGVGAEGRLDITRATSLSVSGGYDVTHEDRGDPDQPATAVEPTQVTEVTAEAALDQRFNRLSLRPAISFSDVDFEDVALIGGGTVNNDDRDRQELVASLRGGYEVSPALEVFVEGRYRTIDYDSFDDNLGGGGVARRDSKGYDALIGASFDVGRVARGEVAVGYTEQDYDSSLIPSIDGFIYEAGISWFLTELTTLNLLGTRQTEETTLAGASGNVTTEGNLRVDHELLRNLLIGVEGSYANETFEGIGREDDNYSAAVDVTYLINRNLRAQVGYEFESRETNAIGAEFDQNTVFLVLRAAL from the coding sequence TTGGCTTCTTTGGCATTTGTTTGCTTTGTCCCCGGCTCGATGGTGATGGCTCAAATTCCAGAACGTGGCTTGGGGGTCACCGACAGGGAACGCCCGGAGTATGATCCAGTTGGCATTCGGGTCGGCGGGTTCATAATGTATCCGTCGGTTACGTCGTCGGTTACCTATACTGACAATCAGTTTGCACAACCTGCCAATGAACAAGACGATACGATTTTCATCCTTGCCCCGGAAATTCTCGTCGAGTCCCAGTGGAGCCGCCATTCGCTGAATCTTAGTGGCGGGTTGGCCTCCAGTTTTCATGATAAAAACGACAGTGATGACGCAACAGATTATGGTGTCGGTGCTGAGGGGCGCCTTGATATCACGCGTGCCACCTCGTTGAGCGTCAGTGGTGGGTATGATGTGACCCACGAAGACCGTGGTGATCCTGATCAACCTGCGACTGCGGTTGAACCTACGCAAGTCACGGAGGTGACGGCTGAGGCCGCGCTCGACCAGCGTTTTAACAGGTTGTCGCTGCGTCCGGCGATCTCGTTCAGTGACGTAGACTTTGAGGATGTTGCGCTGATTGGCGGCGGCACGGTCAATAATGATGACCGTGATCGACAGGAGCTGGTTGCCAGCCTGCGCGGTGGGTATGAGGTGTCGCCTGCGCTTGAGGTGTTTGTCGAAGGCCGCTACCGCACGATCGACTATGATAGCTTTGACGACAATCTGGGCGGGGGCGGCGTCGCTCGGCGTGACTCAAAAGGGTATGATGCGCTTATTGGTGCCTCCTTCGATGTCGGTCGCGTGGCACGCGGTGAGGTAGCTGTTGGGTACACGGAACAGGACTACGATTCCTCGCTAATTCCCTCAATTGATGGGTTTATCTATGAAGCCGGGATTTCCTGGTTTTTGACCGAGCTCACGACTTTGAATTTGTTGGGCACACGCCAGACCGAAGAGACCACGCTGGCTGGCGCGTCGGGCAACGTTACGACGGAAGGCAACTTGCGTGTTGACCATGAGTTGTTGCGCAATCTTCTGATCGGTGTTGAGGGCAGCTATGCGAACGAGACCTTTGAAGGGATCGGGCGTGAAGACGACAATTATTCTGCTGCTGTGGACGTGACCTACCTGATCAACCGCAATCTGCGTGCGCAGGTTGGGTACGAGTTTGAATCTCGTGAGACCAACGCCATTGGCGCTGAATTTGACCAGAACACTGTCTTCCTGGTGTTGCGTGCGGCGCTCTAG